A stretch of DNA from Schistocerca americana isolate TAMUIC-IGC-003095 chromosome 3, iqSchAmer2.1, whole genome shotgun sequence:
ATAGACAGGTCTTCACATACGCTGTTCCTCATATCTCACAACGAAACTGCGATATATACGTGGAGAGACAATGGCACTTCATATTTACGAACCAAAGGCGTTGCACTACCAATGTCAGCcggttttttttttacatcaggctCACGTAAAAAATAAATAGCAGGTAACTGACTCTGCGATAGCAGAGTTTGCGGTCCGTAATAAACCATGACCCATATCATTCAACACAGTAGCAATTGCATGCATAACAAGCTCTTAGAAATGGAGTGATAATACTGCTATGTAACTGGTTGGAAATACATGAACGAAAATGGATTTCCATTATTACAGTTCTGTATATAGTGCGAATTATTATTAAATATTGCCAAGCTGTAGAATATCTTCATATCGCTATAAAAAAAAATAGGTATAAGTCCGCGGCACATTCAAGCAGACGCTATTACTTATTCACCACCGGCCGGGAACAGGTAGTTTCGTGGCAGTACAGCCCCCTCCGCGGTCTCCCCAACTCCGGAGCAACAATGGCAGAACCTGCAGACGGGGGGGCAAAAACCGCTGCAACTGACACTAGTTAACAGGTTGTCTGGTCCACTCTGCGTGGCTGGCCGTTACAGGCGCCACGCAATCATAGACGCTGGAGAGAAGGCCGATTTTCCAGAATCGGATTTTCGGTTCCAAACCACCCCCGTCTCCCCCCAACGCGAAGCGTTTGAGTCAAGATGATTGTTCTGCTTCGTGAGTTTGTGCGATTAATAGCAGGCTCAAAGATGTTTCGGTGCTCAATATAGAACTTACATTTAATTCCGTATTTAAAAGGGCTCCTGTAATTGACCGTCTGCAGCGTTATGGACCAAGCGTCAAGCGTGGCCTCACGTGTAGAGGAAATTGGCCAGCCCTTCTCCTCTTCTACCTCCCCCTCGCCACTCCCCTCCACAGCCAGCAAGCGGTCTGTAACAGAGCGCGTAAGGCGAAATATAGTTCGCCGGTAAAGCACGCCTGCACGAGTGGAAGTAATGTTCGACAAAGTCATTGCGAGTAATGAAATCATTTACCGGCGCGTAGTGCGTATGTAGAAGCCTTTTTTCGCCATCGCAGTGCTTGCATGAAGAAAATTTTCAGTCCTAGCACGGGAGCGAGCGCCGTGCCCGGCGCCGCGGAAGGATACGGCGCGCCAGCCAATGGCAGAGCGCGCCGGGTGGTGGGGATTTGGCGGGAGAGCGCGCGTGGTGGTGGGGGCCGTGAACTTCTCTCCGGCGCAGACACTACTACGGCTCAGTCGTGCCGGCGCTTGGACGGAGATAGTGTTTCCATCGTACGCTGGGACGCAGTTCTATTTCGGGTTCCGTGTGCGGGGATTTGCTGGCGCAAGAGAACTGTCGTACGGCCGCTGTTCGTCGTGAGATGCATTTTACTACATCGATCGCTGGCAACGAATTGGCTAGTTTCAGATTTTGCTGTGTTATGCTTCGCGTATCGACCAGCCGTCGGAAAAGTTCGTGTCTTCGAGTGTTACAGTGCTGAGACTTGAGACTGAAAGCTAGTGTTCTGTGGTCACCGGAGACTGTTTCTTCAGTGACTGTTCGCGGCGAGTGACTCGTTTGTGATTGTCGATAGTGTGCTACGACGACGCTGCCGAGATGAACACCTTGGATATGCCTATGAGCTACGTGCCCGCGCTGGACGAGCAGGACGCTGTCGGCAAGGTATGCGCGCCTGCGCTGCTACCTGTTGTGTGGACGCCGAACGCGCTCCGCTTGCCGGCCGGCGTCGCGGGCAGGCGGGCCGCGTTTGACGTGGCAAACCCGCGCAGGCCGGCTGAATGCTGTCGCGTCTTCCCTCTGCCGTCTTCTCACAAATATATGCATTGCCCGCGGCTGTACTGTGGAGATTTTGCGTTACCATTCACGGAACGTGATCGGATTCGTGCTGTGTCCGACACTTGGGCTGTTACCTGTCTCGCTTTCCGAGTTTGCAGGTTGATAATTCTGCGAGATGATtcgagagtttcactcctcttgctCGGGTGTTTGTTCGTTTAGGATGTAGTTCGTGCTGGATCTGACTTCAGAACACCTGTAGAAGAGTCATAGGGAATGCTCTGTATAGTAACGATGCTGCTCCATGTGACATGTGGATGTTATTGTTGATCAGTTTCATATCACGGatacgtcagtgttgtgtataTAGTAGTGTTCTCTGCATGATCCCTTAATAATAGTGGGCTCGGCAAACATGTTAAACATTCCTAATGCGTTCGATATATAGTGTCAGTCTCCGGACTTGCTCTTTCCATTTGGGCAGTCAAATCAACAATTCTTAACCATAGTTTCGTAATATGCTTGTCACCGGCGTCTGTTTTAAATATGCTTGAGTTCTAACAATGTTAACTCTTAAATGTAACTTTTAATTACCTTCCGATATCACAATGCAATAGCGCGTGTGTTAAGCAGTAACACTCATTTAGGAATGCGTATGTTCACTATATTGTAGCTAATAGACAGTATTGACGCTGCAGTCGATAAACACTGTTGTCAACTCAGTTTCTCTCATTACTTGAGTCATGAACTTGCACATGTTTTCATTCTTTgaagtgtgtatgtgtgcgtgagtTGATGCGGACGCGCTAGTTTACTAGTTTTTATTTGGTTGCCCATCTCTTGCAGGATGCGGGAATGGAGACCCTGCCGGTGGATCTGATGGCTCTGATTGACGACTGTTCCGCCGACTGGGCGAACGATGATAGTGAAGACCTGCTCGCAGCACTGGGAGGCGAATCTTTCGAGCAGGCGTTGGAGGAGGGAGTGACACTGCTGGATGGCGGCTGCGGTCTGATCGAGGAGGACGTGATGGATTTCGTGGCCGAAGAGATAGCGGCGGCTCCGTGCGCGGATGTCGAGTCGGAAGCTCAGCCGGCCGAGACGGCTGACGGCGCGTTATCCCAGCCCACGACGCCTCGCAAGCACGTCGATCCGCTCTTGAATCCGGCCTTCTTGTCTCCGTTCTCGTTATGTTCCATAAAGTACGCAGACAAGGCGGCCTGCCACCCGGGCGAAAACATTTGGAAGAAGTTCGAGTTCCCCACGGACGTAGCGAGGGATGAGAGTACACTGGTGGACTTGAAGGAATACGCCAAGAAGTTTCAGAAGGGCATCCCTCATATAGATTGGGACGCTGAACTGGCGTACTACGAGCCCGCGGCAGAGAAGTCGTCGAAGCGGAAGGGCGTCAAAGAAGAGCGCGATATTATGTGGAGTCTGCCGCAGTGCGACTTGGCTTACCTTCCGTTGCCGATGCCGACTCCGGCGCAGCTGCGGCGGAAGCTGATGGGAGAGGACACTACTCCTACGCGGCCCGGCGTCGCCGACGCCGCCGTGGCTGTCACCCCTGACAACAGCCTGCTGCTGGCCAACCGATCCACCACTGTGCCGGCCGCGTCCGCCATGAAGTCTCGGCCGATGCGCAGCCTCCTCAACACCAAGCAACAACAGCAGCACGTCGTCAAGACCAGCTCTCGAAGCCTGTTACTGCCCACCGCGAGAACGAAGGTCCAGGCGGCGGCAGGTGCCGCAGCAACGCATGCTGTTGTCAAACAGAAGGCTCCGGCGACGACGACCTGCGATCCGGTTCCACCTGCGGAGACGTCAGTTGAGATCAAGGCAAGTCGATTCACAGGTCCGGAGGGCGAGCCCCTTACATCGAGCCGTCCGGAGACGCCTCAGTCTATAACAGAGTCCGAAGACGAAGCACCTGTCTTCCGGCACAATACTATAGACACGATATTCACCTCATCTATGTGCGACCCGTCTTCGTCGACAGTGTACCTGACGCCGAGCGATTCCAGTGGCAGTCCGAAGTCTACAATCGGcgatgaagacgatgatgatgatgacgaagaggaggaggaggaagaggaagaagattaCGAACATCAGAGCTTGAGATCTCCGCCGGAATCTGTGATTAGGGAGGAGAGACCTGCACGGACAGTTTTGCCCTACATTAGTGATCACAGTTACCATCTCAGCAAGAGCAACGTGCGGATAGACGGCCTCGGCGTGCAGACTCCTTCGGATTCTGGTGAGTTGACTTTCTTTACTAATTCAGCTGTCATTG
This window harbors:
- the LOC124605710 gene encoding uncharacterized protein LOC124605710 isoform X2; this encodes MNTLDMPMSYVPALDEQDAVGKDAGMETLPVDLMALIDDCSADWANDDSEDLLAALGGESFEQALEEGVTLLDGGCGLIEEDVMDFVAEEIAAAPCADVESEAQPAETADGALSQPTTPRKHVDPLLNPAFLSPFSLCSIKYADKAACHPGENIWKKFEFPTDVARDESTLVDLKEYAKKFQKGIPHIDWDAELAYYEPAAEKSSKRKGVKEERDIMWSLPQCDLAYLPLPMPTPAQLRRKLMGEDAAVAVTPDNSLLLANRSTTVPAASAMKSRPMRSLLNTKQQQQHVVKTSSRSLLLPTARTKVQAAAGAAATHAVVKQKAPATTTCDPVPPAETSVEIKASRFTGPEGEPLTSSRPETPQSITESEDEAPVFRHNTIDTIFTSSMCDPSSSTVYLTPSDSSGSPKSTIGDEDDDDDDEEEEEEEEEDYEHQSLRSPPESVIREERPARTVLPYISDHSYHLSKSNVRIDGLGVQTPSDSGRPLQSEDEWDNDLYNRTSGYASSDSEEEIDVVSVGGDKGTARLPNNPSARDRRQIQMKVATAIHRQSRHDAADSPTASRKRQAAPTTGRSSSSVKRARNATAPLVLGRGKGKGKAFGAGRGRRRANADEEPDPCEKRSMHNSMERQRRIDLRNLVERLRTVVPATENNKRAAKVVILREAAKFCHEVTATVDSQEVELRSLRSQQTGLQRKLSSLRTELAVIRMRDEQGSCFGNDYFTVEEIKPEPVEVDEDFREYGGF
- the LOC124605710 gene encoding uncharacterized protein LOC124605710 isoform X3, with product MNTLDMPMSYVPALDEQDAVGKDAGMETLPVDLMALIDDCSADWANDDSEDLLAALGGESFEQALEEGVTLLDGGCGLIEEDVMDFVAEEIAAAPCADVESEAQPAETADGALSQPTTPRKHVDPLLNPAFLSPFSLCSIKYADKAACHPGENIWKKFEFPTDVARDESTLVDLKEYAKKFQKGIPHIDWDAELAYYEPAAEKSSKRKGVKEERDIMWSLPQCDLAYLPLPMPTPAQLRRKLMGEDTTPTRPGVADAAVAVTPDNSLLLANRSTTVPAASAMKSRPMRSLLNTKQQQQHVVKTSSRSLLLPTARTKVQAAAGAAATHAVVKQKAPATTTCDPVPPAETSVEIKASRFTGPEGEPLTSSRPETPQSITESEDEAPVFRHNTIDTIFTSSMCDPSSSTVYLTPSDSSGSPKSTIGDEDDDDDDEEEEEEEEEDYEHQSLRSPPESVIREERPARTVLPYISDHSYHLSKSNVRIDGLGVQTPSDSEEEIDVVSVGGDKGTARLPNNPSARDRRQIQMKVATAIHRQSRHDAADSPTASRKRQAAPTTGRSSSSVKRARNATAPLVLGRGKGKGKAFGAGRGRRRANADEEPDPCEKRSMHNSMERQRRIDLRNLVERLRTVVPATENNKRAAKVVILREAAKFCHEVTATVDSQEVELRSLRSQQTGLQRKLSSLRTELAVIRMRDEQGSCFGNDYFTVEEIKPEPVEVDEDFREYGGF
- the LOC124605710 gene encoding uncharacterized protein LOC124605710 isoform X1 — its product is MNTLDMPMSYVPALDEQDAVGKDAGMETLPVDLMALIDDCSADWANDDSEDLLAALGGESFEQALEEGVTLLDGGCGLIEEDVMDFVAEEIAAAPCADVESEAQPAETADGALSQPTTPRKHVDPLLNPAFLSPFSLCSIKYADKAACHPGENIWKKFEFPTDVARDESTLVDLKEYAKKFQKGIPHIDWDAELAYYEPAAEKSSKRKGVKEERDIMWSLPQCDLAYLPLPMPTPAQLRRKLMGEDTTPTRPGVADAAVAVTPDNSLLLANRSTTVPAASAMKSRPMRSLLNTKQQQQHVVKTSSRSLLLPTARTKVQAAAGAAATHAVVKQKAPATTTCDPVPPAETSVEIKASRFTGPEGEPLTSSRPETPQSITESEDEAPVFRHNTIDTIFTSSMCDPSSSTVYLTPSDSSGSPKSTIGDEDDDDDDEEEEEEEEEDYEHQSLRSPPESVIREERPARTVLPYISDHSYHLSKSNVRIDGLGVQTPSDSGRPLQSEDEWDNDLYNRTSGYASSDSEEEIDVVSVGGDKGTARLPNNPSARDRRQIQMKVATAIHRQSRHDAADSPTASRKRQAAPTTGRSSSSVKRARNATAPLVLGRGKGKGKAFGAGRGRRRANADEEPDPCEKRSMHNSMERQRRIDLRNLVERLRTVVPATENNKRAAKVVILREAAKFCHEVTATVDSQEVELRSLRSQQTGLQRKLSSLRTELAVIRMRDEQGSCFGNDYFTVEEIKPEPVEVDEDFREYGGF